A stretch of Oreochromis aureus strain Israel breed Guangdong linkage group 11, ZZ_aureus, whole genome shotgun sequence DNA encodes these proteins:
- the LOC116325111 gene encoding sialic acid-binding Ig-like lectin 10 isoform X1 gives MFVLIWATFLLRVCAETGTSQQCNGEYCITLSERLTAEAGLCVVIPCSFTTGFGFTPKHIVWYKCGPYTRCDYDYEIIFHSKNNIPVRYGFEGRVSLLEPDIRQKNCSIIINDLKESDSGSYRIRVNGELYRREDGFASIQKTTVLVEGLSQKPRVKIPTLTEGQQASLTCVAPGLCSGSVPEITWTWRGAGGTESYITGNSTAFRTKNLTAFTQRHISTLTFNSSAEHHNTNVTCKIRFTGGKTTEGDSTLKVNYVKEVNVTGGTNVKEGETLNLTCSVESFPPSLIMWSKLGSDITLHNDTGSATLSIINATTEHSGQYVCTAKHMNNTLQENINITVIYIRTPQIIGNTIIKEGDVLNLTCSVESFPPSLIMWSKLGSDITLHNDTGSATLSIINATTGHSGQYVCTAKHMNNTLQENINITVMYIRTPQITGNTIIKEGDVLNLTCSVESFPPALIMWRDLSSKANNKHSGAYTNLHNDTGSATLVIQNVTAEDSGQYICTATHPDTTVTSSVSVIVSWFSKIQNGSGCVLQAEVLTCVCISEGFPLPTIKWPLLKNHKEYSIKTTVSNHTVNSTVSLNVKNYGNSTVECVSNNEKGEAKKNLMIQSVSNTVAHSPVLILGYLEIIIAFLIGVVLSAVVCCLIKKCSRKKTKNSGNLDETLEMVTSQDDPQHIYDGQETQDNQSDPQEEVEDEGVAAEKGVPELSSAPQEVEYADIDFSLLKRNSKSERKQESTKTEYAEIKKAIKGKWEDEMVTGEEEEMMTEMDLKQSEPEKEKEEDEPVYSTVNDIIEKISLG, from the exons ATGTTTGTTCTGATCTGGGCAACTTTCcttttgcgtgtgtgtgctgAAACAG GCACATCACAACAATGTAATGGAGAATACTGCATCACACTTAGTGAGAGACTAACAGCAGAGGCTGGACTCTGTGTTGTGATCCCATGTTCTTTCACTACTGGTTTTGGATTTACACCCAAACATATAGTTTGGTACAAATGTGGACCATATACAAGATGTGACTATGATTATGAAATAATATTTCACAGCAAAAACAATATCCCCGTTCGGTATGGCTTTGAAGGACGTGTGTCACTCTTAGAGCCTGATATAAGACAGAAGAACTGCAGCATCATCATTAATGATCTCAAAGAGTCTGATTCTGGATCGTATCGGATCAGAGTTAATGGTGAACTTTATCGGAGAGAAGATGGATTTGCATCTATTCAAAAGACAACTGTCTTAGTTGAAG GTCTTAGTCAGAAACCCAGAGTTAAGATTCCCACACTGACAGAGGGACAGCAGGCGTCACTGACCTGTGTTGCTCCTGGTCTCTGCTCTGGATCTGTTCCTGAAATCACCTGGACATGGAGAGGAGCAGGAGGGACTGAATCTTACATTACAGGAAACAGCACTGCTTTCAGGACTAAAAATCTAACTGCtttcacacaaagacacatttcAACTCTGACTTTCAACTCCTCTGCTGAACACCACAACACCAATGTCACCTGTAAAATCCGCTTCACTGGGGGAAAAACTACAGAGGGGGATTCAACTTTAAAAGTAAACT ATGTGAAGGAAGTTAACGTCACTGGGGGCACAAATGTGAAGGAGGGTGAAACTCTGAATctgacctgcagtgttgaaagttTTCCTCCATCTCTGATTATGTGGTCTAAACTTGGTTCTGATATAACCCTGCACAATGACACTGGATCAGCCACACTCTCCATAATTAATGCTACAACTGAACATTCTGGACAGTACGTCTGTACAGCAAAACATATGAACAATACCCTGCAGGAAAATATCAATATAACAGTAATAT ATATAAGGACACCTCAAATCATTGGGAATACAATCATAAAGGAGGGAGATGTTCTGAATctgacctgcagtgttgaaagttTCCCTCCATCTCTGATTATGTGGTCTAAACTTGGTTCTGATATAACCCTGCACAATGACACTGGATCAGCCACACTCTCCATAATTAATGCTACAACTGGACATTCTGGACAGTACGTCTGTACGGCAAAACATATGAACAATACCCTGCAAGAAAACATCAACATAACAGTGATGT ATATAAGGACACCTCAAATCACTGGGAACACAATCATAAAGGAGGGAGATGTTCTGAATctgacctgcagtgttgaaagttTTCCTCCAGCCCTTATCATGTGGAGAGATCTTAGCTCTAAAGCAAACAACAAACATAGTGGAGCTTACACTAACCTGCATAATGACACTGGCTCAGCTACACTTGTCATCCAGAATGTGACAGCAGAAGATTCTGGACAGTACATCTGCACAGCAACACATCCGGACACAACTGTAACATCATCTGTCAGTGTGATTGTGTCTT ggttttcaaaGATACAGAATGGCTCTGGATGTGTGCTTCAGGCAGAGGTTTTGacctgtgtgtgtatcagtgaagGGTTTCCTTTACCTACCATCAAATGGCCGCTCCTAAAGAACCACAAAGAGTACTCTATCAAAACGACTGTGTCAAACCACACAGTCAACAGCACTGTCAGTCTAAATGTAAAAAACTATGGTAACAGCACTGTTGAATGTGTGAGCAACAATGAAAAgggagaagcaaaaaaaaatctcatgatTCAAAGTGTGTCCAATACAGTGG CTCACTCACCAGTTTTGATCCTGGGATATCTGGAAATCATCATTGCCTTTTTGATTGGAGTAGTTCTTTCTGCAGTTGTTTGctgtttgattaaaaaatgttCAAG aaaaaaaacaaagaattctggaAATTTGGATGAGACTTTGGAGATGGTAACAAGTCAAGACGATCCACAG CACATATATGATGGTCAAGAAACACAAGACAATCAGTCCGACCCACAAGAAGAAGTTGAAGATGAAGGTGTGGCAGCAGAGAAAGGCGTGCCTGAACTCAGCAGTGCTCCGCAAGAAGTGGAGTATGCAGACATTGATTTTTCCCTGTTGAAAAGAAACAGCAAGTCAGAGAGAAAGCAAGAAAGCACAAAGACGGAGTATGCTGAAATTAAGAAAGCAATAAAAGGCAAATGGGAAGATGAAATGGTGACgggcgaggaggaggagatgatgacAGAGATGGACTTGAAACAGTCTGAAccagaaaaggagaaagaggaagacGAGCCAGTGTACTCCACTGTGAATGATATAATCGAAAAAATTTCCCTCGGATGA
- the LOC116325111 gene encoding sialic acid-binding Ig-like lectin 10 isoform X2, protein MFVLIWATFLLRVCAETGTSQQCNGEYCITLSERLTAEAGLCVVIPCSFTTGFGFTPKHIVWYKCGPYTRCDYDYEIIFHSKNNIPVRYGFEGRVSLLEPDIRQKNCSIIINDLKESDSGSYRIRVNGELYRREDGFASIQKTTVLVEGLSQKPRVKIPTLTEGQQASLTCVAPGLCSGSVPEITWTWRGAGGTESYITGNSTAFRTKNLTAFTQRHISTLTFNSSAEHHNTNVTCKIRFTGGKTTEGDSTLKVNYIRTPQIIGNTIIKEGDVLNLTCSVESFPPSLIMWSKLGSDITLHNDTGSATLSIINATTGHSGQYVCTAKHMNNTLQENINITVMYIRTPQITGNTIIKEGDVLNLTCSVESFPPALIMWRDLSSKANNKHSGAYTNLHNDTGSATLVIQNVTAEDSGQYICTATHPDTTVTSSVSVIVSWFSKIQNGSGCVLQAEVLTCVCISEGFPLPTIKWPLLKNHKEYSIKTTVSNHTVNSTVSLNVKNYGNSTVECVSNNEKGEAKKNLMIQSVSNTVAHSPVLILGYLEIIIAFLIGVVLSAVVCCLIKKCSRKKTKNSGNLDETLEMVTSQDDPQHIYDGQETQDNQSDPQEEVEDEGVAAEKGVPELSSAPQEVEYADIDFSLLKRNSKSERKQESTKTEYAEIKKAIKGKWEDEMVTGEEEEMMTEMDLKQSEPEKEKEEDEPVYSTVNDIIEKISLG, encoded by the exons ATGTTTGTTCTGATCTGGGCAACTTTCcttttgcgtgtgtgtgctgAAACAG GCACATCACAACAATGTAATGGAGAATACTGCATCACACTTAGTGAGAGACTAACAGCAGAGGCTGGACTCTGTGTTGTGATCCCATGTTCTTTCACTACTGGTTTTGGATTTACACCCAAACATATAGTTTGGTACAAATGTGGACCATATACAAGATGTGACTATGATTATGAAATAATATTTCACAGCAAAAACAATATCCCCGTTCGGTATGGCTTTGAAGGACGTGTGTCACTCTTAGAGCCTGATATAAGACAGAAGAACTGCAGCATCATCATTAATGATCTCAAAGAGTCTGATTCTGGATCGTATCGGATCAGAGTTAATGGTGAACTTTATCGGAGAGAAGATGGATTTGCATCTATTCAAAAGACAACTGTCTTAGTTGAAG GTCTTAGTCAGAAACCCAGAGTTAAGATTCCCACACTGACAGAGGGACAGCAGGCGTCACTGACCTGTGTTGCTCCTGGTCTCTGCTCTGGATCTGTTCCTGAAATCACCTGGACATGGAGAGGAGCAGGAGGGACTGAATCTTACATTACAGGAAACAGCACTGCTTTCAGGACTAAAAATCTAACTGCtttcacacaaagacacatttcAACTCTGACTTTCAACTCCTCTGCTGAACACCACAACACCAATGTCACCTGTAAAATCCGCTTCACTGGGGGAAAAACTACAGAGGGGGATTCAACTTTAAAAGTAAACT ATATAAGGACACCTCAAATCATTGGGAATACAATCATAAAGGAGGGAGATGTTCTGAATctgacctgcagtgttgaaagttTCCCTCCATCTCTGATTATGTGGTCTAAACTTGGTTCTGATATAACCCTGCACAATGACACTGGATCAGCCACACTCTCCATAATTAATGCTACAACTGGACATTCTGGACAGTACGTCTGTACGGCAAAACATATGAACAATACCCTGCAAGAAAACATCAACATAACAGTGATGT ATATAAGGACACCTCAAATCACTGGGAACACAATCATAAAGGAGGGAGATGTTCTGAATctgacctgcagtgttgaaagttTTCCTCCAGCCCTTATCATGTGGAGAGATCTTAGCTCTAAAGCAAACAACAAACATAGTGGAGCTTACACTAACCTGCATAATGACACTGGCTCAGCTACACTTGTCATCCAGAATGTGACAGCAGAAGATTCTGGACAGTACATCTGCACAGCAACACATCCGGACACAACTGTAACATCATCTGTCAGTGTGATTGTGTCTT ggttttcaaaGATACAGAATGGCTCTGGATGTGTGCTTCAGGCAGAGGTTTTGacctgtgtgtgtatcagtgaagGGTTTCCTTTACCTACCATCAAATGGCCGCTCCTAAAGAACCACAAAGAGTACTCTATCAAAACGACTGTGTCAAACCACACAGTCAACAGCACTGTCAGTCTAAATGTAAAAAACTATGGTAACAGCACTGTTGAATGTGTGAGCAACAATGAAAAgggagaagcaaaaaaaaatctcatgatTCAAAGTGTGTCCAATACAGTGG CTCACTCACCAGTTTTGATCCTGGGATATCTGGAAATCATCATTGCCTTTTTGATTGGAGTAGTTCTTTCTGCAGTTGTTTGctgtttgattaaaaaatgttCAAG aaaaaaaacaaagaattctggaAATTTGGATGAGACTTTGGAGATGGTAACAAGTCAAGACGATCCACAG CACATATATGATGGTCAAGAAACACAAGACAATCAGTCCGACCCACAAGAAGAAGTTGAAGATGAAGGTGTGGCAGCAGAGAAAGGCGTGCCTGAACTCAGCAGTGCTCCGCAAGAAGTGGAGTATGCAGACATTGATTTTTCCCTGTTGAAAAGAAACAGCAAGTCAGAGAGAAAGCAAGAAAGCACAAAGACGGAGTATGCTGAAATTAAGAAAGCAATAAAAGGCAAATGGGAAGATGAAATGGTGACgggcgaggaggaggagatgatgacAGAGATGGACTTGAAACAGTCTGAAccagaaaaggagaaagaggaagacGAGCCAGTGTACTCCACTGTGAATGATATAATCGAAAAAATTTCCCTCGGATGA
- the LOC116325111 gene encoding sialic acid-binding Ig-like lectin 10 isoform X3: MFVLIWATFLLRVCAETGTSQQCNGEYCITLSERLTAEAGLCVVIPCSFTTGFGFTPKHIVWYKCGPYTRCDYDYEIIFHSKNNIPVRYGFEGRVSLLEPDIRQKNCSIIINDLKESDSGSYRIRVNGELYRREDGFASIQKTTVLVEGLSQKPRVKIPTLTEGQQASLTCVAPGLCSGSVPEITWTWRGAGGTESYITGNSTAFRTKNLTAFTQRHISTLTFNSSAEHHNTNVTCKIRFTGGKTTEGDSTLKVNYVKEVNVTGGTNVKEGETLNLTCSVESFPPSLIMWSKLGSDITLHNDTGSATLSIINATTEHSGQYVCTAKHMNNTLQENINITVIYIRTPQIIGNTIIKEGDVLNLTCSVESFPPSLIMWSKLGSDITLHNDTGSATLSIINATTGHSGQYVCTAKHMNNTLQENINITVMYIRTPQITGNTIIKEGDVLNLTCSVESFPPALIMWRDLSSKANNKHSGAYTNLHNDTGSATLVIQNVTAEDSGQYICTATHPDTTVTSSVSVIVSWFSKIQNGSGCVLQAEVLTCVCISEGFPLPTIKWPLLKNHKEYSIKTTVSNHTVNSTVSLNVKNYGNSTVECVSNNEKGEAKKNLMIQSVSNTVAHSPVLILGYLEIIIAFLIGVVLSAVVCCLIKKCSRKKTKNSGNLDETLEMVTSQDDPQHLLKENISNKRGQRKRKLILLQSFAILKKQGEVSTKI; the protein is encoded by the exons ATGTTTGTTCTGATCTGGGCAACTTTCcttttgcgtgtgtgtgctgAAACAG GCACATCACAACAATGTAATGGAGAATACTGCATCACACTTAGTGAGAGACTAACAGCAGAGGCTGGACTCTGTGTTGTGATCCCATGTTCTTTCACTACTGGTTTTGGATTTACACCCAAACATATAGTTTGGTACAAATGTGGACCATATACAAGATGTGACTATGATTATGAAATAATATTTCACAGCAAAAACAATATCCCCGTTCGGTATGGCTTTGAAGGACGTGTGTCACTCTTAGAGCCTGATATAAGACAGAAGAACTGCAGCATCATCATTAATGATCTCAAAGAGTCTGATTCTGGATCGTATCGGATCAGAGTTAATGGTGAACTTTATCGGAGAGAAGATGGATTTGCATCTATTCAAAAGACAACTGTCTTAGTTGAAG GTCTTAGTCAGAAACCCAGAGTTAAGATTCCCACACTGACAGAGGGACAGCAGGCGTCACTGACCTGTGTTGCTCCTGGTCTCTGCTCTGGATCTGTTCCTGAAATCACCTGGACATGGAGAGGAGCAGGAGGGACTGAATCTTACATTACAGGAAACAGCACTGCTTTCAGGACTAAAAATCTAACTGCtttcacacaaagacacatttcAACTCTGACTTTCAACTCCTCTGCTGAACACCACAACACCAATGTCACCTGTAAAATCCGCTTCACTGGGGGAAAAACTACAGAGGGGGATTCAACTTTAAAAGTAAACT ATGTGAAGGAAGTTAACGTCACTGGGGGCACAAATGTGAAGGAGGGTGAAACTCTGAATctgacctgcagtgttgaaagttTTCCTCCATCTCTGATTATGTGGTCTAAACTTGGTTCTGATATAACCCTGCACAATGACACTGGATCAGCCACACTCTCCATAATTAATGCTACAACTGAACATTCTGGACAGTACGTCTGTACAGCAAAACATATGAACAATACCCTGCAGGAAAATATCAATATAACAGTAATAT ATATAAGGACACCTCAAATCATTGGGAATACAATCATAAAGGAGGGAGATGTTCTGAATctgacctgcagtgttgaaagttTCCCTCCATCTCTGATTATGTGGTCTAAACTTGGTTCTGATATAACCCTGCACAATGACACTGGATCAGCCACACTCTCCATAATTAATGCTACAACTGGACATTCTGGACAGTACGTCTGTACGGCAAAACATATGAACAATACCCTGCAAGAAAACATCAACATAACAGTGATGT ATATAAGGACACCTCAAATCACTGGGAACACAATCATAAAGGAGGGAGATGTTCTGAATctgacctgcagtgttgaaagttTTCCTCCAGCCCTTATCATGTGGAGAGATCTTAGCTCTAAAGCAAACAACAAACATAGTGGAGCTTACACTAACCTGCATAATGACACTGGCTCAGCTACACTTGTCATCCAGAATGTGACAGCAGAAGATTCTGGACAGTACATCTGCACAGCAACACATCCGGACACAACTGTAACATCATCTGTCAGTGTGATTGTGTCTT ggttttcaaaGATACAGAATGGCTCTGGATGTGTGCTTCAGGCAGAGGTTTTGacctgtgtgtgtatcagtgaagGGTTTCCTTTACCTACCATCAAATGGCCGCTCCTAAAGAACCACAAAGAGTACTCTATCAAAACGACTGTGTCAAACCACACAGTCAACAGCACTGTCAGTCTAAATGTAAAAAACTATGGTAACAGCACTGTTGAATGTGTGAGCAACAATGAAAAgggagaagcaaaaaaaaatctcatgatTCAAAGTGTGTCCAATACAGTGG CTCACTCACCAGTTTTGATCCTGGGATATCTGGAAATCATCATTGCCTTTTTGATTGGAGTAGTTCTTTCTGCAGTTGTTTGctgtttgattaaaaaatgttCAAG aaaaaaaacaaagaattctggaAATTTGGATGAGACTTTGGAGATGGTAACAAGTCAAGACGATCCACAG CATTTGCTTAAGGAAAATATATCCAATAAAAGaggacagagaaaaagaaaactcatCTTGCTTCAaagttttgcaattttaaagaaacagggagagGTCAGTACCAAAATTTAA
- the LOC116325111 gene encoding sialic acid-binding Ig-like lectin 10 isoform X4: MFVLIWATFLLRVCAETGTSQQCNGEYCITLSERLTAEAGLCVVIPCSFTTGFGFTPKHIVWYKCGPYTRCDYDYEIIFHSKNNIPVRYGFEGRVSLLEPDIRQKNCSIIINDLKESDSGSYRIRVNGELYRREDGFASIQKTTVLVEGLSQKPRVKIPTLTEGQQASLTCVAPGLCSGSVPEITWTWRGAGGTESYITGNSTAFRTKNLTAFTQRHISTLTFNSSAEHHNTNVTCKIRFTGGKTTEGDSTLKVNYVKEVNVTGGTNVKEGETLNLTCSVESFPPSLIMWSKLGSDITLHNDTGSATLSIINATTEHSGQYVCTAKHMNNTLQENINITVIYIRTPQIIGNTIIKEGDVLNLTCSVESFPPSLIMWSKLGSDITLHNDTGSATLSIINATTGHSGQYVCTAKHMNNTLQENINITVMYIRTPQITGNTIIKEGDVLNLTCSVESFPPALIMWRDLSSKANNKHSGAYTNLHNDTGSATLVIQNVTAEDSGQYICTATHPDTTVTSSVSVIVSWFSKIQNGSGCVLQAEVLTCVCISEGFPLPTIKWPLLKNHKEYSIKTTVSNHTVNSTVSLNVKNYGNSTVECVSNNEKGEAKKNLMIQSVSNTVAHSPVLILGYLEIIIAFLIGVVLSAVVCCLIKKCSRKKTKNSGNLDETLEMVTSQDDPQF; this comes from the exons ATGTTTGTTCTGATCTGGGCAACTTTCcttttgcgtgtgtgtgctgAAACAG GCACATCACAACAATGTAATGGAGAATACTGCATCACACTTAGTGAGAGACTAACAGCAGAGGCTGGACTCTGTGTTGTGATCCCATGTTCTTTCACTACTGGTTTTGGATTTACACCCAAACATATAGTTTGGTACAAATGTGGACCATATACAAGATGTGACTATGATTATGAAATAATATTTCACAGCAAAAACAATATCCCCGTTCGGTATGGCTTTGAAGGACGTGTGTCACTCTTAGAGCCTGATATAAGACAGAAGAACTGCAGCATCATCATTAATGATCTCAAAGAGTCTGATTCTGGATCGTATCGGATCAGAGTTAATGGTGAACTTTATCGGAGAGAAGATGGATTTGCATCTATTCAAAAGACAACTGTCTTAGTTGAAG GTCTTAGTCAGAAACCCAGAGTTAAGATTCCCACACTGACAGAGGGACAGCAGGCGTCACTGACCTGTGTTGCTCCTGGTCTCTGCTCTGGATCTGTTCCTGAAATCACCTGGACATGGAGAGGAGCAGGAGGGACTGAATCTTACATTACAGGAAACAGCACTGCTTTCAGGACTAAAAATCTAACTGCtttcacacaaagacacatttcAACTCTGACTTTCAACTCCTCTGCTGAACACCACAACACCAATGTCACCTGTAAAATCCGCTTCACTGGGGGAAAAACTACAGAGGGGGATTCAACTTTAAAAGTAAACT ATGTGAAGGAAGTTAACGTCACTGGGGGCACAAATGTGAAGGAGGGTGAAACTCTGAATctgacctgcagtgttgaaagttTTCCTCCATCTCTGATTATGTGGTCTAAACTTGGTTCTGATATAACCCTGCACAATGACACTGGATCAGCCACACTCTCCATAATTAATGCTACAACTGAACATTCTGGACAGTACGTCTGTACAGCAAAACATATGAACAATACCCTGCAGGAAAATATCAATATAACAGTAATAT ATATAAGGACACCTCAAATCATTGGGAATACAATCATAAAGGAGGGAGATGTTCTGAATctgacctgcagtgttgaaagttTCCCTCCATCTCTGATTATGTGGTCTAAACTTGGTTCTGATATAACCCTGCACAATGACACTGGATCAGCCACACTCTCCATAATTAATGCTACAACTGGACATTCTGGACAGTACGTCTGTACGGCAAAACATATGAACAATACCCTGCAAGAAAACATCAACATAACAGTGATGT ATATAAGGACACCTCAAATCACTGGGAACACAATCATAAAGGAGGGAGATGTTCTGAATctgacctgcagtgttgaaagttTTCCTCCAGCCCTTATCATGTGGAGAGATCTTAGCTCTAAAGCAAACAACAAACATAGTGGAGCTTACACTAACCTGCATAATGACACTGGCTCAGCTACACTTGTCATCCAGAATGTGACAGCAGAAGATTCTGGACAGTACATCTGCACAGCAACACATCCGGACACAACTGTAACATCATCTGTCAGTGTGATTGTGTCTT ggttttcaaaGATACAGAATGGCTCTGGATGTGTGCTTCAGGCAGAGGTTTTGacctgtgtgtgtatcagtgaagGGTTTCCTTTACCTACCATCAAATGGCCGCTCCTAAAGAACCACAAAGAGTACTCTATCAAAACGACTGTGTCAAACCACACAGTCAACAGCACTGTCAGTCTAAATGTAAAAAACTATGGTAACAGCACTGTTGAATGTGTGAGCAACAATGAAAAgggagaagcaaaaaaaaatctcatgatTCAAAGTGTGTCCAATACAGTGG CTCACTCACCAGTTTTGATCCTGGGATATCTGGAAATCATCATTGCCTTTTTGATTGGAGTAGTTCTTTCTGCAGTTGTTTGctgtttgattaaaaaatgttCAAG aaaaaaaacaaagaattctggaAATTTGGATGAGACTTTGGAGATGGTAACAAGTCAAGACGATCCACAG TTTTAA